The following coding sequences lie in one Miscanthus floridulus cultivar M001 chromosome 9, ASM1932011v1, whole genome shotgun sequence genomic window:
- the LOC136481706 gene encoding glutathione S-transferase T3-like, with product MEMQGGDASFLSDILLNGGDGTVAGLDELSIGLTQDTQGQDKVQAIKNTKGTKRTKNFHWKEDEIICSGWLNVSKDPIVGANQSRSSFWGRVHAFFEKHKKSTAVRTESSIMHRWLTIQYQVNKFCACYEAILRRNQSGFTIEDKINEAKKLYIEWDKDNKSFGLLHCYTILKGEDKWKAKMIELAEIEKEKQANKKKQKPSSKVSRPRDDEVNSEDHVIQVDSESPESRKRSEGIKKAKENLRRGGGEACMEALGKMMEEKKALDMQKEKAKEERFMATLELEKATFELEKKRVATEEKKAEAEEKKAKAKLMKEEKEIMLADMSSLNPIQREWLAKMQQQIVERMREN from the exons ATGGAGATGCAAGGAGGAGATGCAAGTTTCTTGTCGGACATTCTTCTCAATGGAGGAGATGGTACCGTTGCTGGTTTGGACGAGTTGAGCATTGGACTCACTCAAGACACTCAAGGTCAGGACAAAGTGCAAGCTATCAAGAATACAAAGGGAACGAAGAGGACCAAAAATTTTCATTGGAAGGAGGATGAAATTATATGCTCAGGCTGGCTGAATGTAAGCAAAGATCCCATTGTTGGTGCCAATCAATCTCGTTCATCTTTTTGGGGTAGAGTTCATGCTTTTTTTGAGAAGCACAAGAAAAGTACAGCTGTGAGGACTGAGAGTTCCATCATGCATAGGTGGCTGACAATTCAGTACCAAGTAAACAAGTTTTGTGCATGCTATGAAGCAATTCTACGAAGGAATCAAAGTGGGTTCACTATTGAAGACAAG ATTAACGAAGCAAAGAAGTTGTATATTGAATGGGACAAGGACAACAAATCATTTGGCCTTCTACATTGCTACACCATATTGAAGGGAGAAGACAAGTGGAAAGCGAAGATGATAGAACTGGCCGAGATTGAGAAAGAGAAGCAAGCCAACAAGAAGAAACAGAAGCCTTCGAGTAAGGTGTCAAGGCCGAGAGATGATGAAGTCAATAGTGAGGATCATGTCATACAAGTTGATTCTGAGTCTCCGGAATCAAGGAAAAGGTCAGAAGGAATAAAAAAGGCAAAAGAAAATTTGAGGCGTGGAGGTGGCGAGGCTTGCATGGAGGCTTTGGGAAAGATGATGGAGGAGAAGAAAGCCTTGGATATGCAAAAGGAGAAGGCCAAAGAGGAGAGGTTCATGGCTACATTAGAGTTAGAGAAGGCGACATTTGAGCTAGAGAAGAAACGGGTGGCAACCGAAGAAAAAAAAGCAGAAGCCGAAGAAAAAAAAGCAAAAGCGAAGCTAATGAAGGAAGAGAAAGAAATTATGTTAGCGGACATGTCCTCCCTCAATCCGATCCAGCGTGAATGGCTTGCGAAGATGCAACAGCAGATTGTCGAGAGGATGCGCGAAAATTAA